In one Roseburia intestinalis L1-82 genomic region, the following are encoded:
- a CDS encoding ABC transporter permease produces the protein MRKKKKVNANETYMQTVMRRFRAHHLAKISLVILVVVGLAALFAPVVAPYDPDAIVGTFSGAPCKEFILGTDQIGRDVFSRLLYATRISLLVGILATVISTVIGVVLGLIAGYFGGVADMILMRFTDMVMSFPYILLVLVAAAIFKPGLWSIILILGFVDWPGVARLVRGNVLSLRETNFVKGNVVAGMPLRHILFSEILPNTVAPILVYATSVMAISMLDEAALSFLGMGVQPPMASLGNMLNGAQSITVLTSQPWLWLPPGIMIVVLVVSINFVGDALRDAFDPSGGRR, from the coding sequence ATGAGAAAAAAGAAAAAAGTTAATGCAAATGAAACATACATGCAGACTGTGATGCGGCGTTTCCGTGCACATCATCTTGCAAAGATCAGCCTTGTGATACTGGTGGTTGTCGGTCTGGCTGCTCTGTTTGCGCCGGTTGTTGCGCCTTATGATCCGGATGCGATCGTCGGAACTTTCAGCGGTGCACCGTGTAAGGAATTTATCCTTGGAACGGATCAGATCGGCAGGGATGTGTTCAGCAGACTTTTATACGCAACCAGAATTTCTCTGCTTGTAGGAATCCTTGCAACAGTGATCTCCACGGTAATCGGAGTGGTACTCGGTCTGATCGCGGGATATTTTGGCGGTGTGGCGGATATGATCCTGATGCGTTTTACGGATATGGTGATGTCATTTCCTTATATCCTTCTTGTGCTCGTTGCGGCTGCAATCTTTAAACCGGGTTTGTGGAGCATTATCCTGATCCTTGGATTTGTAGACTGGCCGGGTGTGGCGAGACTGGTGCGTGGAAATGTTTTAAGTCTGCGTGAAACAAATTTTGTCAAGGGAAATGTGGTGGCAGGGATGCCGCTTCGTCATATCTTATTTTCAGAAATTTTACCAAACACAGTTGCACCGATCCTCGTATATGCAACATCTGTTATGGCGATCTCCATGCTGGATGAGGCGGCTTTAAGTTTCCTTGGCATGGGTGTACAGCCGCCGATGGCAAGCCTTGGAAATATGTTAAACGGGGCGCAGTCTATCACGGTATTGACTTCACAGCCGTGGCTGTGGCTTCCACCGGGAATTATGATCGTTGTGCTGGTAGTTTCCATCAACTTTGTCGGCGATGCATTGCGTGATGCATTTGATCCATCCGGTGGACGCAGGTAG
- a CDS encoding amidohydrolase, whose product MERKALEQKLTGFFEELHMHPELSYEEYETTERIKRELAAAGIEILQIPLKTGVTAIVRGAKPGKTYGLRCDIDALPIEEETDLPYKSKTPGKMHACGHDFHTAAVFGAALLLQERKEELQGTVKILFQPAEESSHGAETVLETGVLSDVTAIFGLHTAAYLPVGTLGIRAGSVMAAVDRFELNITGTGCHGGHPNEGVDTILVAASVIQAFQSIVGRNLNPFHTGVVSVTRINGGNTWNVIPDKVELEGTVRSMEKDDRIFIERRMREIAEHTAAAYGANAELLWYPGPPATVNEKAWSAFAQKVAEESGFEVVPQRNSTGGEDFAFYLEKIPGCFINVGTGVGYPNHHPKFYADEAALTPAAEYLEKLLVEALRQ is encoded by the coding sequence ATGGAACGAAAGGCATTAGAACAGAAACTTACCGGTTTTTTTGAGGAACTTCATATGCATCCGGAGCTGTCTTATGAGGAATATGAGACGACAGAGCGGATCAAACGGGAACTTGCGGCGGCAGGCATTGAGATTTTGCAGATACCGCTAAAGACCGGTGTGACCGCCATCGTGCGCGGCGCAAAACCGGGAAAAACTTATGGACTGCGCTGTGACATTGATGCACTGCCGATCGAGGAGGAAACCGATCTTCCCTATAAATCAAAAACTCCGGGGAAAATGCATGCCTGCGGACATGATTTTCATACGGCGGCGGTGTTTGGAGCAGCATTGCTGTTACAGGAGAGGAAAGAGGAGTTACAGGGAACTGTAAAAATTCTGTTCCAGCCGGCAGAGGAATCTTCCCATGGTGCGGAGACAGTTCTTGAAACCGGTGTGCTCTCGGATGTAACAGCAATCTTTGGACTGCATACGGCGGCATATCTTCCGGTTGGAACGCTGGGAATCCGCGCGGGCAGTGTCATGGCTGCAGTAGACCGGTTTGAGTTAAATATCACGGGAACAGGCTGCCATGGAGGACACCCGAATGAGGGCGTGGACACGATCCTGGTAGCTGCATCTGTGATACAGGCGTTCCAGAGTATTGTCGGCAGAAACTTAAATCCGTTCCATACAGGTGTTGTCAGTGTGACGAGGATTAATGGCGGCAATACCTGGAATGTGATCCCGGATAAGGTGGAACTGGAGGGTACCGTGCGTTCCATGGAAAAAGACGATCGTATCTTTATAGAAAGACGCATGCGTGAGATTGCGGAACACACAGCAGCGGCATATGGCGCAAATGCGGAATTGTTGTGGTATCCGGGGCCGCCTGCAACCGTCAATGAGAAAGCGTGGAGTGCGTTTGCACAAAAAGTGGCAGAAGAGAGTGGCTTTGAGGTTGTTCCACAGCGTAATTCGACAGGTGGAGAGGATTTTGCTTTTTATCTCGAAAAGATTCCGGGCTGTTTTATCAACGTGGGAACGGGAGTCGGTTATCCGAACCATCATCCAAAGTTTTATGCGGATGAGGCGGCACTTACACCGGCAGCAGAGTATCTTGAAAAATTGTTGGTAGAAGCACTGAGACAGTGA
- a CDS encoding ABC transporter permease — protein MTKYIIKRILIAIPVLLGITVIDYAIMCMAGSPLEMLQGPRVSEAAVQAKAIALGLDKPFYVQYFVWLGQLLHGNMGYSIKNYQPVAAMITSHLGPTLLLMGVSLLVSILLAVPAGIYSAIHQYSKGDYTVVTLSFLGSSIPGFFLAMLLIYLFTVKLGWLPSGGMTTLGTSGGAADVAVHMVMPVIVLAVSMAGTNIRYIRSAVLEILQQDYLRTARAKGIGHFLVINKHALRNALVPIVTVIGMEIPVLFGGSIIVEQVFSWPGLGLMTMSAITNRDYPVIMGVCLLSAIVVLLGNLLTDILYAVVDPTIKLQ, from the coding sequence ATGACGAAATATATTATCAAACGTATCCTGATCGCAATTCCGGTTTTGCTCGGCATTACCGTGATCGATTATGCGATTATGTGCATGGCGGGGAGTCCGCTTGAAATGCTGCAGGGACCACGCGTCTCGGAGGCTGCTGTACAGGCAAAAGCGATAGCATTAGGGCTCGACAAACCATTTTATGTACAGTATTTTGTATGGCTGGGGCAGCTTCTGCATGGAAATATGGGATATTCCATTAAAAATTACCAGCCGGTTGCTGCTATGATCACGAGTCATCTTGGACCGACCCTGCTTCTGATGGGAGTGTCACTGCTTGTCAGCATCCTGCTTGCGGTTCCGGCAGGGATCTACAGCGCAATCCATCAGTATTCGAAAGGCGATTATACGGTGGTAACATTATCGTTCCTTGGCAGCAGTATTCCGGGATTTTTCCTTGCCATGCTCCTTATTTATCTGTTTACGGTAAAATTGGGCTGGCTGCCTTCCGGAGGAATGACGACACTTGGAACATCCGGGGGAGCGGCGGACGTGGCGGTACACATGGTTATGCCGGTCATTGTGCTTGCAGTTTCCATGGCAGGAACCAATATCCGATATATCCGCAGCGCGGTGCTTGAAATTTTACAGCAGGATTATCTGCGCACAGCGCGGGCAAAGGGAATCGGTCATTTCCTGGTCATCAATAAACATGCGCTGCGCAACGCTTTAGTTCCGATCGTGACAGTCATTGGAATGGAGATACCGGTACTGTTTGGCGGATCGATCATCGTGGAGCAGGTCTTTTCCTGGCCGGGTCTTGGACTTATGACAATGAGTGCGATCACAAACCGTGATTATCCGGTCATCATGGGCGTCTGTCTGCTCTCGGCGATCGTGGTACTGCTCGGCAATCTTCTGACGGATATTTTATATGCGGTGGTAGATCCGACGATAAAACTTCAGTAA